In one Trichlorobacter lovleyi SZ genomic region, the following are encoded:
- a CDS encoding WGR domain-containing protein, whose amino-acid sequence MALRQHLHLQCNTTAGGKFWIAQIHDDPPRVTVNWGPTRSQGQTKSYDVNSMSEAFTFVSKKKKEKLAKGYYEVASSPPREPVQPTPRKQTDKTIMKDLMSGANTKDWFF is encoded by the coding sequence ATGGCATTACGACAGCATCTCCATCTCCAATGCAACACTACGGCTGGCGGCAAGTTCTGGATCGCCCAGATTCATGACGATCCGCCGCGGGTTACGGTCAATTGGGGGCCTACGCGCAGCCAGGGGCAGACGAAGTCTTATGACGTCAACTCAATGTCCGAGGCATTCACGTTCGTTTCCAAGAAGAAGAAGGAAAAGCTGGCCAAAGGGTACTACGAAGTTGCTTCATCGCCGCCTCGTGAACCTGTCCAGCCAACACCCCGGAAACAGACAGACAAAACAATCATGAAGGATCTCATGTCCGGTGCAAACACCAAGGACTGGTTCTTCTAA
- a CDS encoding toll/interleukin-1 receptor domain-containing protein, whose amino-acid sequence MPVFLSHRKADKASALKIYAYLEANKIKCYIDEFDEVLQRSKNITDVIMSRIGDCSHLMAIMSHNTSGSWWVPFEVGVASEADRRICSYKIDGVSLPEYLDIWPIMNRPEHLAEFVRLYNNDSSVLLEKSESLRASYASVKSSGDFHRMLKSATGQR is encoded by the coding sequence ATGCCAGTGTTTTTGTCTCATCGTAAAGCAGATAAAGCATCTGCTCTCAAGATATACGCATATTTGGAGGCCAACAAGATTAAGTGCTATATTGATGAATTTGATGAAGTACTGCAACGATCTAAAAATATTACTGATGTTATTATGTCAAGAATAGGTGACTGTAGCCATTTAATGGCGATAATGTCACACAATACATCAGGTTCTTGGTGGGTCCCTTTTGAAGTAGGGGTTGCTTCTGAAGCTGATAGGCGTATCTGTTCATACAAAATTGATGGCGTCAGTTTGCCGGAATATTTAGATATTTGGCCGATAATGAATAGACCCGAACATTTAGCAGAATTTGTAAGACTGTATAATAATGATAGCAGTGTTCTACTTGAAAAATCAGAATCTCTCAGGGCTTCTTATGCGTCAGTAAAGTCATCAGGCGATTTTCATCGAATGTTGAAGTCAGCTACCGGGCAACGATAA
- a CDS encoding CbbQ/NirQ/NorQ/GpvN family protein, with protein MKYSIKDIFNIPVKESLCVEGRPQSDNPFIPEVDSDYVFRKEILSDVLSWYMMGANDGLYLTGPTGSGKSSIVLQTAARLNIPVMVVTGHSRLETPELVGHHVIVNNSMEYVYGPLAMAMKEGHWFLLDEIDLLDPATAAGLNGIVEGRPLTIPEKGGEVIKPAPGFRFIATANTAGSGDRSGLYQGTLRQNGAFLDRFWMVEVDYPDEVQERQILAKAMPSLADTVREALVSYANEIRKLFIKGEIEVTFSTRTLVRWAKLVYLFRPASAEGKNPIIHALDRALGYRAEPESREALHELAQRVFGG; from the coding sequence ATGAAATATAGCATCAAGGACATATTCAATATTCCTGTGAAAGAGAGTCTCTGCGTGGAAGGTCGGCCTCAGTCCGACAACCCATTTATCCCTGAAGTTGACAGCGACTATGTGTTCAGGAAGGAAATCCTGTCGGATGTACTTTCCTGGTACATGATGGGCGCCAACGACGGCCTGTACCTGACCGGTCCGACCGGCAGCGGCAAGTCTTCGATTGTCTTGCAGACCGCTGCCCGGCTCAATATTCCGGTCATGGTCGTCACAGGGCACAGCAGACTCGAAACCCCGGAACTTGTGGGGCATCACGTAATCGTCAACAACTCGATGGAGTACGTCTACGGACCGCTCGCCATGGCCATGAAAGAAGGTCACTGGTTCCTGCTGGACGAGATCGACTTGCTCGATCCCGCCACTGCAGCAGGTTTGAACGGCATCGTAGAAGGAAGACCCCTCACCATTCCGGAAAAGGGTGGTGAAGTCATCAAGCCGGCACCGGGCTTTCGCTTCATTGCGACAGCCAACACCGCCGGCAGCGGTGATCGCTCAGGTCTCTATCAAGGGACTTTACGGCAGAACGGCGCATTTCTGGATCGTTTCTGGATGGTTGAAGTCGACTATCCTGACGAAGTCCAGGAAAGACAGATTCTGGCCAAAGCCATGCCCAGCCTGGCTGATACGGTCAGGGAAGCACTGGTATCCTACGCCAACGAAATCCGCAAACTCTTCATCAAAGGGGAAATAGAAGTCACCTTCTCCACCAGAACCCTCGTCAGATGGGCGAAGCTTGTGTATCTCTTCCGCCCGGCATCTGCTGAAGGGAAAAACCCGATCATCCATGCTCTTGATCGTGCTCTCGGGTACCGAGCAGAGCCGGAAAGCCGCGAGGCGTTGCACGAACTGGCGCAACGCGTCTTCGGCGGATAG
- a CDS encoding CHC2 zinc finger domain-containing protein, with protein MTVKTVISAAKEFGVPERYAIMRRLSFLQPQIKHLEREIWGAQRRIERSSDPLVKALTESFIRDQEKELRPLKREATALLNHVNGKETVLAPGGITPEMIDQARQYPITSIIDFSKGRYRCCPFHKDRNPSMALYDNHVHCFVCNRSWDSISATMELDGVNFREAVLALQ; from the coding sequence ATGACTGTAAAAACCGTCATCTCTGCGGCGAAGGAATTCGGCGTACCGGAACGCTATGCGATCATGCGCCGGCTTTCATTCCTGCAACCGCAAATCAAACATCTGGAACGTGAAATCTGGGGAGCCCAACGGCGGATCGAGCGAAGTTCTGATCCGCTGGTAAAGGCCCTGACTGAATCCTTCATCAGAGACCAGGAAAAGGAGCTGCGCCCCCTGAAACGGGAGGCAACAGCGCTTCTCAACCATGTCAACGGCAAGGAGACGGTGCTGGCACCCGGCGGGATCACCCCGGAGATGATCGACCAGGCCCGTCAGTATCCCATCACCAGCATCATCGACTTTTCCAAAGGGCGGTATCGATGCTGTCCGTTTCACAAGGACCGCAATCCGTCCATGGCGCTTTACGATAACCATGTCCATTGCTTTGTCTGCAACCGGTCATGGGATTCAATCAGCGCCACGATGGAACTGGATGGTGTGAACTTCCGGGAGGCAGTACTGGCGCTCCAGTAA
- a CDS encoding DUF3150 domain-containing protein: MNEILSKLVVVSLSISLWTGRKKLSPEDLGLDFSKLPPEKLATLGSKKICDPEKLAVFSALKRRAERQCEAVGVRFLGGYAIPEDKADEVMKILDGVRDEFEKEKQEFLSEYDRSLREWIDANPEWAAIIEKGVEPASTAARRLGFAVQAFKVKNIDGLDKGLNEHASTLSERLIFEINQQARQAWEESYKGRPSVTRKALRPIKSMLDKLRGLEFLSPYLLTLAVQVEDVLASLPKSGPIEGRNLTSLIGILHVLGDLPLDEVPAEEEEDVVENILPETRTAEPVSLPSEWFF; this comes from the coding sequence ATGAACGAAATACTTTCAAAGCTGGTAGTTGTGTCCCTGTCCATTTCACTCTGGACTGGCCGGAAGAAACTCTCGCCGGAAGACCTTGGGCTCGACTTTTCCAAACTCCCTCCCGAAAAACTGGCCACGCTCGGTAGCAAGAAGATCTGCGACCCGGAGAAACTTGCCGTATTCAGCGCCCTGAAGCGTCGTGCCGAACGGCAGTGTGAAGCGGTAGGAGTCAGATTCCTCGGTGGCTATGCCATACCGGAGGATAAGGCCGACGAGGTGATGAAGATCCTCGACGGTGTTCGGGATGAGTTTGAGAAGGAGAAGCAGGAATTTTTGTCGGAGTACGACCGCAGTCTGAGGGAATGGATTGATGCGAACCCCGAATGGGCAGCCATCATCGAAAAAGGCGTAGAACCAGCGTCAACAGCGGCACGCCGTCTGGGCTTCGCAGTCCAGGCGTTCAAGGTCAAGAACATCGACGGACTGGACAAGGGGCTGAACGAACATGCCAGTACCCTGTCAGAACGGCTGATCTTTGAAATCAATCAACAAGCCAGGCAAGCCTGGGAGGAGTCGTACAAGGGACGCCCTTCTGTAACCCGGAAAGCGCTACGCCCGATCAAGTCCATGCTCGACAAACTGCGTGGTCTTGAGTTCCTTTCTCCCTACCTGCTCACTCTGGCAGTACAGGTTGAAGACGTGTTGGCCTCATTACCAAAAAGCGGTCCCATCGAAGGACGGAATCTCACCTCACTTATCGGGATATTGCATGTCCTCGGCGATTTGCCGCTGGATGAAGTCCCGGCAGAGGAAGAAGAGGATGTTGTTGAAAACATCCTTCCCGAGACCAGAACCGCTGAGCCGGTAAGCCTGCCCAGCGAATGGTTCTTTTAG
- a CDS encoding DUF6094 domain-containing protein: MRVGGFNLLPDRRGCYLRLPPVTKETGMELTTTINSSFSRTRGNELNKGYYPTFPSDVQTVLRILEPSFGWKSRRYNALKTISVLDPCAGSGEFLTTITRWLKRRYAASNGSPHEILSYAVELDAGRFARIHGTTQKLNSSFFDVELSGKFNLILLNPPYNKAAGNELVTWMEKTAPLLAYEGVMVLIIPEYELKGRLLDIIQGTFPFAYAFQSEEYARFKQVVVFLAKNQDNSSEIYHQYTRYQSWPAANLGDGAVRGKYTVPGKRQTLSLGGSNGSNRPLMTARDLTELYRECEDRLDKAAVMVLDRQYPSSYDTSIQPISTLRTAHAVQLAAMNSQIESVTINGDFFLAKFMVITKTETFKDPENNCETMVCKPTVEAFLMDRHGHVKPAREHGFDYYELNSRLSSVLLQKLSRLYQPLHEIGQDETYLVDELQGIGLLPPQREAVKAVIKAYRSGRRGIGIRANTGTGKTWMAKAVKYLTEAKRTVMVSEPQLIPQLAKEYANEGFNVHVIDSWEALKELTATRPHGLYLIAYTRLRMHPKYRLCIKSRKTIVKKDGHSSVEYTEVCPSCRSPLSEKIRKGDKPKCLYCGEPLFTYIPENDRPVMTYRRWISEIENNGTATEARTHNKQLPYIRLLKRIPFDLAIFDEAHNAANLMSNQGTAFIRLAATAKKVLALTATVTNGMAKSIYNILWGLNPMQMRSAGWEMKSATDFQTKYGAFKTVRKTDEKNRHRESERVTTYDTAGISPAALIFTIPNFVNVDSDDFDDLPPVEREVIKCQSHALVETCHRSIENIIEKADLPPEDLMAAAAVRNAAFLRVSDTFRHYNDELKLRDIPLGTLHRLSLPDGELLLEKEEKLIGIAQGVIDRGERLLVYTGNTQKIDMRPILKRILRDNVQGASIEILPDSVAPEKLVGWFEQVTAQVVVVSFHRVATGLNLSQFNNLVWYDYTSNTRLAEQGDGRIRRVNTADIHRAQFGEVRPVRYWYLTSSEVQALQLAYTLEKRMVAKLAEGETPDIDPAECSSQSFSSLMTKALKEGNFNYTDPSSLLKKMTQHENARVRGDNKGEAPIKSNIIHLPITKPEPAPVPPSIAVIHCEDGREVTRDLSFGMYQTLLDAGALEFTLFGVYVRNPAPRRKYA; the protein is encoded by the coding sequence CTGCGGGTAGGCGGTTTTAACCTCCTCCCCGACCGGCGAGGGTGTTATCTCCGCCTGCCCCCTGTTACCAAGGAGACAGGCATGGAACTTACCACTACCATCAACAGCTCATTTTCCCGCACCCGGGGGAATGAACTGAACAAGGGCTACTACCCGACCTTTCCATCCGATGTTCAAACGGTACTCCGTATTCTGGAACCGTCATTCGGTTGGAAAAGCCGGCGCTACAATGCCCTGAAAACCATATCCGTCCTTGACCCCTGTGCGGGTTCGGGCGAATTCCTTACCACGATAACCCGTTGGCTCAAACGGCGCTATGCTGCATCCAACGGTTCACCTCACGAAATCCTTTCCTACGCCGTTGAACTGGATGCCGGCAGGTTCGCCAGGATTCACGGGACAACCCAGAAGCTTAACTCGTCGTTCTTTGACGTAGAGTTATCCGGCAAGTTCAATCTGATTCTGCTGAATCCACCCTACAACAAGGCCGCCGGCAACGAACTCGTCACCTGGATGGAAAAGACTGCACCTCTGCTTGCTTATGAAGGAGTGATGGTTCTCATCATTCCCGAGTATGAGCTGAAAGGGAGACTGCTGGACATAATCCAGGGGACGTTTCCGTTTGCCTACGCTTTCCAGAGCGAGGAATACGCCCGCTTCAAGCAGGTGGTCGTGTTTCTGGCAAAGAACCAGGACAACAGCAGCGAAATCTATCATCAGTACACACGTTATCAGAGTTGGCCCGCTGCCAACCTGGGGGATGGAGCGGTACGGGGGAAGTACACCGTGCCGGGCAAACGCCAGACTCTTTCCCTTGGCGGCAGCAATGGCAGCAACCGCCCGCTCATGACCGCCCGCGACCTCACGGAGCTTTACCGGGAGTGCGAGGACCGGCTCGACAAAGCGGCAGTCATGGTGCTGGACCGGCAGTATCCGTCGTCCTACGACACCAGCATCCAGCCCATCTCAACCCTGCGAACGGCGCATGCCGTCCAACTGGCAGCTATGAACAGCCAGATCGAATCCGTCACCATCAACGGCGACTTCTTCCTGGCCAAATTCATGGTCATCACCAAAACCGAGACCTTCAAGGACCCGGAGAACAACTGCGAGACGATGGTCTGCAAGCCCACCGTCGAAGCCTTTCTGATGGACCGCCACGGGCACGTCAAGCCGGCCCGGGAACATGGGTTCGACTACTACGAACTCAACAGCCGTCTCTCATCGGTGCTTCTGCAAAAACTCTCGCGGCTCTACCAGCCCCTTCATGAAATCGGCCAGGACGAAACATACCTGGTTGATGAACTGCAGGGGATCGGTCTGCTCCCCCCACAACGGGAAGCGGTCAAGGCCGTCATCAAGGCCTACCGCTCAGGACGCCGGGGCATTGGTATTCGTGCCAACACCGGCACGGGTAAAACATGGATGGCGAAAGCGGTCAAGTACCTCACTGAGGCAAAACGCACGGTGATGGTATCGGAACCGCAGCTCATCCCCCAGTTGGCAAAGGAGTACGCCAACGAGGGTTTCAATGTGCATGTCATCGACTCCTGGGAAGCCCTGAAGGAACTTACCGCAACCAGGCCGCACGGTCTCTATCTGATCGCCTACACGCGGCTCCGCATGCACCCGAAATACCGGCTCTGTATCAAGAGTCGTAAAACCATCGTCAAGAAGGATGGTCACAGCTCCGTTGAATACACGGAAGTCTGCCCATCATGCCGTTCGCCTCTATCCGAGAAAATCCGCAAAGGTGACAAACCCAAGTGCTTGTACTGCGGCGAACCGCTCTTTACCTATATTCCTGAAAATGACCGACCTGTCATGACCTATCGTCGCTGGATCAGCGAAATCGAGAACAACGGCACCGCCACGGAAGCCAGGACGCACAACAAGCAGCTTCCGTACATCCGGCTCTTGAAGCGGATACCGTTCGACCTCGCCATCTTCGACGAAGCCCACAACGCGGCCAACCTGATGAGTAACCAGGGGACCGCGTTCATCCGGCTTGCCGCAACCGCCAAGAAGGTTCTCGCCCTCACCGCCACCGTGACCAACGGTATGGCGAAATCCATCTATAACATCCTGTGGGGGTTGAATCCAATGCAAATGCGGAGTGCCGGCTGGGAGATGAAGTCGGCCACTGATTTCCAGACAAAATACGGTGCGTTCAAGACCGTCAGGAAAACCGATGAGAAAAACCGTCACCGTGAATCGGAGCGTGTCACCACCTACGATACGGCTGGCATCTCACCGGCAGCCCTGATCTTTACGATTCCCAATTTCGTAAATGTGGACAGTGACGACTTCGACGATCTGCCTCCTGTGGAACGGGAAGTCATCAAGTGTCAATCACACGCCCTGGTGGAAACCTGTCACCGGAGCATCGAAAACATCATCGAAAAGGCAGACCTGCCACCGGAAGACCTTATGGCAGCTGCAGCCGTCCGCAATGCAGCGTTCCTGCGTGTCAGCGACACGTTCCGGCATTACAACGACGAATTGAAACTGCGGGATATTCCGCTCGGCACACTGCACCGGCTGTCGCTTCCCGACGGGGAGCTGCTGCTGGAAAAAGAAGAAAAACTGATCGGTATCGCCCAGGGGGTGATCGACCGGGGAGAGCGTCTGCTGGTCTATACCGGCAACACGCAGAAGATCGACATGCGTCCCATCCTGAAACGCATCCTTCGGGATAACGTTCAGGGCGCCAGCATCGAGATCCTGCCCGACTCGGTTGCTCCTGAAAAGCTGGTTGGATGGTTCGAGCAGGTAACGGCCCAGGTCGTTGTCGTCTCTTTCCACCGCGTTGCCACGGGTCTCAACCTATCCCAGTTCAACAACCTTGTCTGGTACGACTACACGTCCAATACCAGGCTGGCCGAACAGGGAGACGGGAGAATCCGTCGCGTCAATACCGCTGACATCCACCGGGCTCAGTTCGGGGAAGTTCGTCCCGTCCGTTACTGGTATCTCACCTCATCGGAAGTCCAGGCACTGCAGCTTGCCTACACCCTGGAGAAGAGGATGGTCGCCAAGCTCGCGGAGGGGGAAACACCTGACATCGACCCGGCTGAATGCAGCAGCCAGTCGTTTTCATCTCTGATGACAAAGGCGCTCAAGGAGGGGAACTTCAATTACACGGACCCGTCGTCCCTGTTGAAGAAGATGACCCAGCACGAGAATGCCCGAGTCAGGGGAGACAACAAGGGAGAAGCGCCGATCAAAAGCAACATCATCCATCTACCAATCACCAAGCCGGAACCTGCTCCAGTTCCACCATCCATTGCAGTCATTCATTGTGAAGACGGCAGAGAGGTCACTCGGGACTTGTCATTCGGCATGTACCAGACCTTGCTGGATGCGGGAGCCCTGGAGTTCACCCTGTTTGGCGTCTATGTGCGTAATCCCGCCCCCAGGCGGAAATACGCCTGA
- a CDS encoding VWA domain-containing protein, which produces MKHTTLPLVAKALGEKYDIQVQISGDQAYTNGRIINLPSLPDSKEAALLARGYIDHESAHIRFTDFSVKSSTSMLKCLTNILEDIRIEKMMGAKYPGCRSNLKDLAEHLKQQGSFTPSLQDPPQTLLAWLCARGRLTLNQDFSDILAMTSSTVNGFLGTGYKKLLDLTERIPNLVSTRDSQSMAEEILRLIRDEKHQQEQERKRQEDQKAKTTCSSDGSKPDGSSNDQEEYNQTSGTDQQSGKPKQDTDDSSPDGDNTGTAAGDDSQSQAAGNPSPPVPKSGSSGELGGNPEALQEMLDCDPGGFGDVGEILKHELITEGETVGNRGGVLLPPEASLRTFPIDIHETRRHTALLRARLSGLIQASRLRRRHARRTGSKIDNRVVHRLALNDTRLFLHQEEKTEVNTAIMILVDRSGSMQHQKIEVASKTAYVVAEALDSIPGCFAAVAAFPVGNSDGVAPLVRFGERPCSSKFGMSAGGGTPLAQALYWAGVELLKREEPRKILLSVTDGEPDDLRTTKRAIRWLLEQGIEPMGLGICEESVRTIFPTYGVVYSVEELPPALFGMLQEKLTR; this is translated from the coding sequence ATGAAACACACCACACTGCCCCTGGTTGCCAAGGCACTCGGGGAAAAATACGACATTCAGGTACAGATCTCCGGCGACCAGGCGTACACCAACGGACGGATTATCAATCTTCCGTCCCTGCCAGACAGCAAAGAGGCGGCACTGCTTGCCCGTGGCTATATCGACCACGAGAGCGCCCACATCCGGTTCACGGATTTCAGCGTTAAAAGTAGTACCTCCATGCTCAAGTGCCTGACAAACATTCTTGAAGACATCCGTATCGAGAAGATGATGGGAGCGAAGTATCCCGGGTGCCGGTCTAATTTGAAAGATCTGGCCGAGCACCTGAAGCAACAGGGGAGTTTCACACCGTCACTTCAAGACCCACCGCAGACCCTACTGGCATGGCTATGCGCCAGGGGACGGCTAACCTTGAATCAGGACTTCAGTGACATCCTTGCCATGACCAGCAGTACGGTCAACGGGTTTCTCGGCACCGGATACAAAAAGTTGCTGGACCTGACCGAGAGAATTCCAAATCTCGTCTCCACCAGGGACTCACAATCCATGGCGGAGGAGATCCTGCGGTTGATCCGTGATGAAAAACACCAACAGGAGCAGGAACGGAAACGTCAGGAAGACCAGAAGGCGAAAACCACCTGCAGCTCTGATGGGTCAAAACCTGATGGCAGTTCCAATGATCAGGAAGAATACAATCAGACATCCGGCACTGACCAGCAGTCAGGAAAACCGAAACAGGATACCGATGATTCATCACCCGATGGTGATAACACCGGTACTGCAGCAGGCGATGATTCTCAGTCCCAAGCTGCAGGCAATCCGTCGCCTCCTGTTCCCAAGAGTGGTTCCAGTGGGGAATTGGGTGGTAATCCCGAGGCTCTTCAGGAAATGCTCGATTGTGATCCTGGCGGGTTTGGCGATGTCGGTGAAATTCTCAAACATGAACTGATAACTGAGGGTGAAACAGTCGGCAATCGGGGTGGCGTTCTGCTTCCACCGGAGGCCTCTCTGCGCACCTTTCCCATCGATATCCATGAAACCAGACGACATACGGCGCTGCTCAGAGCCCGGCTTAGCGGATTAATCCAGGCAAGCCGACTGAGGAGACGTCATGCACGCCGCACCGGTAGCAAGATAGATAACCGGGTGGTGCATCGTCTTGCATTAAACGACACCAGGCTGTTTCTGCACCAAGAGGAGAAAACGGAGGTCAATACCGCCATCATGATCCTCGTGGACAGGAGTGGGAGCATGCAACACCAGAAAATCGAGGTTGCCTCTAAAACTGCATATGTTGTGGCAGAGGCCCTTGATTCAATCCCTGGATGTTTTGCTGCCGTTGCCGCATTTCCAGTCGGCAACAGCGATGGGGTAGCACCTTTGGTGCGGTTTGGAGAGCGTCCCTGCTCGTCCAAATTCGGGATGTCGGCAGGCGGTGGCACACCTCTGGCCCAGGCACTGTACTGGGCTGGGGTGGAATTGCTCAAAAGGGAGGAACCCAGGAAAATTCTGCTCAGTGTAACTGATGGTGAGCCTGATGACCTGCGAACCACCAAAAGAGCAATCCGGTGGTTGTTGGAGCAAGGTATCGAGCCCATGGGGCTTGGTATCTGCGAGGAGTCGGTACGAACGATCTTCCCGACCTACGGCGTTGTATATAGCGTCGAAGAACTGCCACCTGCGCTTTTCGGTATGCTTCAGGAAAAACTCACAAGGTAA
- a CDS encoding Fic family protein codes for MDMATTPAQRRLADALDVLKKLQDGGKTAVKSSDLTRLQRESLVSNGFLRLIVKGWYMPSRPGEDTGDSTPWYAAMRDFIHGYCDERFGDNWHVSAEYSLLLHAGTTISPRQVVIHSPLGKNGLLQLPDDCSILDYKAKDFPSAAKIQAVDGVRALILPLALIRVPEAFFVTFAQDAQIALHQLRDASELNRELLEGGHSTISGRLAGALRASGRKELADDVLATMRAAGFVVNETNPFNVTPPSLQFTRAQSPYVLRMRLMWQAMRETVIACFPLEPGTPADIDKYMEVVEETYQTDAYHSLSIEGYRVTAELIQKVATGNWNPDDNASDAEAKNAMAAHGYWLAHNEVKATIRGILAGANPGAAFRLDHGSWYRKLFTPNVDAGFLKPADLAGYRADKVFIRNASHVPPSQEAVRDMMPELCDLLEAEPNAAVRAVLGHFLFVYIHPYFDGNGRLGRFLMNTMLASGGYPWTVIRIELRGDYMAALEAASSQKEIKPFAEFIASSMNR; via the coding sequence ATGGATATGGCAACAACACCAGCACAACGCAGACTTGCTGATGCACTCGACGTCCTGAAAAAACTGCAGGATGGTGGGAAGACTGCAGTAAAATCGAGTGACCTGACTCGATTACAGCGGGAAAGTCTTGTCAGCAACGGATTCCTGCGACTGATTGTTAAAGGATGGTATATGCCATCCCGTCCGGGAGAGGACACCGGTGACAGCACTCCCTGGTATGCAGCAATGCGTGACTTTATTCATGGCTACTGCGATGAGAGATTTGGCGATAATTGGCATGTATCGGCAGAATACTCATTGCTTTTACACGCCGGCACAACAATCTCGCCACGGCAGGTTGTGATTCACTCGCCGCTTGGGAAAAACGGCCTGTTGCAGCTACCGGACGATTGTTCAATCCTTGATTATAAGGCCAAGGATTTCCCGTCAGCAGCAAAAATACAAGCCGTTGATGGAGTCAGAGCTCTTATCCTGCCTTTAGCACTCATCCGTGTGCCGGAAGCATTTTTCGTCACATTTGCACAGGATGCACAAATTGCCCTGCATCAACTTCGTGATGCATCAGAACTCAATCGCGAACTGCTCGAAGGGGGCCATAGTACAATTTCCGGACGTCTTGCCGGTGCATTGCGGGCATCTGGCCGTAAAGAATTGGCGGATGATGTGTTAGCAACCATGCGGGCTGCAGGGTTTGTGGTGAACGAAACAAATCCATTTAACGTTACACCACCAAGTCTGCAATTCACAAGAGCACAATCACCGTACGTTCTTCGTATGCGCTTGATGTGGCAAGCAATGAGGGAAACAGTAATTGCCTGTTTCCCACTCGAACCTGGCACTCCAGCAGATATTGATAAATATATGGAGGTTGTTGAGGAAACCTACCAGACCGATGCCTATCACTCTCTGTCGATTGAGGGGTACCGTGTAACTGCCGAGCTTATTCAGAAGGTTGCTACCGGAAACTGGAATCCCGATGATAATGCTTCTGACGCAGAAGCAAAAAATGCCATGGCTGCTCATGGGTACTGGCTTGCGCATAATGAGGTTAAGGCAACGATCAGAGGCATTCTTGCAGGTGCAAACCCGGGCGCTGCATTCCGCCTGGACCACGGTTCATGGTATCGCAAGCTTTTCACGCCGAATGTCGATGCCGGCTTTCTCAAGCCGGCGGATCTAGCCGGTTATCGGGCAGACAAGGTATTTATCCGGAACGCATCCCATGTCCCGCCTTCCCAGGAAGCGGTCCGTGACATGATGCCGGAACTGTGCGACTTGCTGGAGGCGGAGCCCAACGCAGCCGTACGTGCCGTTCTTGGACATTTTCTTTTCGTGTACATCCATCCGTATTTTGATGGCAATGGTAGATTGGGCCGGTTCCTGATGAATACCATGCTGGCGTCTGGTGGATATCCGTGGACAGTAATCCGCATTGAGCTGCGGGGTGACTATATGGCAGCGCTTGAAGCGGCGAGTTCGCAAAAAGAAATAAAACCTTTTGCAGAATTCATAGCAAGTTCGATGAACAGATAA
- a CDS encoding TIR domain-containing protein produces MSNNVRHKVFITYHHADQVEVNDFITTFSDERNVFISRVLGVDMEESIISSTDTDYVMKRIRELYLKDSTVTIVLMGKCTWARRYVDWEIQSSLRSGNTLTPNGLLGIKLPSFKSGTNFPNRLNLNLKQNDQQVDCYARWIEYPTRKDTLANAIHNAFLARTSKTNLIVNPRDRFVNNRSCQ; encoded by the coding sequence ATGAGTAACAACGTACGACACAAAGTATTTATTACCTATCACCACGCAGACCAAGTGGAAGTCAATGATTTCATAACTACTTTTTCTGATGAACGAAATGTATTCATATCGAGAGTTCTGGGCGTTGATATGGAGGAAAGCATAATTAGTAGCACAGATACTGATTATGTTATGAAGCGAATCAGGGAATTATATCTGAAAGATTCCACGGTAACAATTGTACTTATGGGTAAATGCACGTGGGCTCGTAGGTATGTTGACTGGGAGATACAATCGTCTCTAAGAAGCGGCAATACATTGACACCCAATGGCTTACTTGGGATTAAGTTGCCTAGTTTTAAAAGTGGAACCAACTTCCCAAACAGACTGAACTTGAATTTGAAGCAAAATGATCAGCAAGTAGATTGCTATGCACGATGGATCGAGTACCCAACGCGCAAGGACACTCTGGCTAATGCAATACATAATGCATTTCTGGCAAGGACTTCAAAAACAAATCTAATTGTAAATCCGAGAGATCGGTTCGTTAATAATCGTAGCTGTCAATAA